The Periophthalmus magnuspinnatus isolate fPerMag1 chromosome 19, fPerMag1.2.pri, whole genome shotgun sequence region AATGTCTCAAGGGTGAACACATAAGGCGGAACAATagatagaaaatagaaaaatcattatcaaattatttaaagatgtactatttctggtggaggggttCACTATGTTCTTCTCTCCACAAATAATGTTATAGTTTcaccttaaatgttccacagaagagcattaaacatatccatcttgcatGTCTTTGATAAAAggtgattttagttttttgttggtaaaaaataaataaataaataaataaatgatgcagTCTTACTGTGAGCATGGAGACGTGGGTCTGAGCTCTAAGTTGGACTGCTGGCATCAGTTTCTCTTCTCTATGGacatagattagtttaatgcaatattgttGAACATTCTAAAGCAATAACAGTACATTGTGCACTTTTAACATAAGCCAACATCCATACCACTGAGACCACTGAGccataaaaacattacaataatGCATCTGAGAGtggaaaaacttaaaataaaaatttgaaaagtCTCATTTCATTTCTATAAAAATAACATCCTAAATTGgctttgttttggtcctggtttgttttatgttgacaCAGTTTTACATGTACATAACAAACCTACCACTGATTAGCACGGCTGTAGTGAGGTCATCAGTGCAGTACTGTAGCTCTTTGTGGCTTTTATAGATGAGTCCGCCCTGATCCTTTAGTAAATTACGATGATTGGGTCTGTGTCATAGAACAAATGTCTGTATTTATCCTGAACTGACAGCTCCGAGGGCTGAACTGTAACTGTAAAGATAGTGTAATGAGTCTCCCAGTGAGAGAAAGCAGAGTTTTAATCAAATAAGAACACAATATGAGCTAACAAACAGCCACGGATTTagcagttgttttgtttatcagttcagatttcagactCTTCTCAagtgttaaaggaactgtatgtagccagCACTCCTACGGTTTTACAAAGGTACTACAATAACAATTGAGCTTATGTTATCAGTGCCACATACAAGTGTTTCTCATTCAGCAGCAGAGATactgaggattcagatcagagagagtcctttttgGTTTAAAGCAActagatttcagcattgaaactggtaaCCCAAACAAGAAacccatgtgaggctcattctactttctgattagataattatcttgacaaccaaaacatttacaaatggGATATTGTGCCCagctatattttatttgaacatgtttaactCATCAGATCAGATCAAAATCttacacacagttcctttaatgcTAGTTGGTTATTGCATAAATGGTCTTTGACAGTGGtttgcaaattattattatgcatgtgCAATTGTATAAAACATTTCTGAGGATGTCCAGTTTATTCCTTATCTTCCTTTGGGACTGTACTGACCTGTTTTATAGACAGAACTGGTCCTGACGGTACACTAGTCAAACAGTCAAATATTTGTGCTGTTACTTGATGTGACAAGTGTGCAAATCACTATTCAACCTTttgttttacagattttttCCCAGCCTTTTGGACTCATCGTTCACTATCAAACTGCCCATCGGACGGTAACCATGGCGGAGGTGTAACCCTGCGTTTACATTCATCCAGAAGACTGTGCCCTCTGCCTTCCGTCTGCCTGTACCAGAGAAGATGTCAGAGCCAGACGCTTCCCAAGCAGAGCCCCTGTCCTCCCCCCTGTCCTCCCCACGCACCCGCCTGCCCCTGTCCTTCCCCTTCCTGAGAGAGGGCAGCCgagtgtgggagagagagaggaaaccaCCGCAGCCTGGAGAACTGCCCAGCCCCCTGCCCACCAAACGCACCCGCACCTACTCCGCGTAAGAGCCAGTTTATTtcatattcagaatacacagaaataaatgatccaaatatgacttttttgatcTCATAACTATTATAATGTGCCGTCTTGATAAACATAACTGGAGATGTATTTTGCTTCACTCACACTTTTTTATTAATCGTGTTTGTGAGGTCATCATTACATTTTCCCCCCTGCATTGTTCTGAGCATTTCTACTGGTTTTGTTTATGGCTTTTGTTCgtggtaattccctctgctgccaggAGATGGCGACCACATGCTGTGCCTTCAATACATTGCATTattgtattatgttttaaaatatgaaataccaAAACAAAGAGCATTATTTAAAGGCCAATGATAATATAAACGatgtattatataatatataattttgaATCTTTGAATCTTTTACACACCCTACATATGTGTCTTTGTTGTGTGCAGGACGGTACGAGCCAGATCAGGTCCTGTCTACAAAGGCATGTGTAAAAACTTCTCCAGGTCTCAGGGTCACGGGTTCATTCGGCCGTCTCATGGTGGAGAGGACATTTTTGTCCACATCTCAGAGTGAGTCCAGTCGTCACACAGTGCATGTCCCAACAGAGCCAGCCACAATGATTATTAaggacttatcgttcaataaatgacagactgaataatacattttggggttcagtatttatcatgtgaacattttcttagcaataGGGGGGAGATggtttattaatatttaatgtAGCAATATACCATGCTGCAAATTGTGTTATTTGGAAAGGCCTATTCTCAACTTGCTGCCAAGAATTCTTTTGACCAAACTGACCCAGTTCCCGTAGGTGTGAATGTTCTTGGCCAATCAGAATAttttaaagccaaaaaaaaaatcacaaacagCCTAAGTCTTAGGccgtttatttttctattttcttgTACTACTACTTACGAGATGTATGTCTATCATcccttttctgtttattttccaGCATTGAGGGAGAGTATGTGCCTATGGAAGGAGACGAGGTCACATACAAAGTGTGCCCCATCCCTCCCAAGAACCAGAAGATCCAGGCTGTAGAGGTGGTGATCACACACCTGAACCCAGGCACCAAGCACGAGACCTGGTCGGGTCAGATCATCAGCTCCTAGAGCGGATTTACTTTAGGCTTTTCTCTTTTACAGAATCGGAAACAGGGACCAGACTGGAGTTGTGATGGGCTGTAGATGGCTTAGGGGAGTAAGGGGTGGGAGGAAGTCTTTGAATGTATTTGCAAATGTGTTTCTGGAAAGGACATTtcatagtatttattttttaagtttaacacTTTTGAACAGCTGTAAGAGCAGAGCTTGGTGCTAGCATTTTCATTTGAAATGCAGAAATGCATTTGGAGCTGATTTTGTTTTGCTGTGAGGGCAATGAAGACATCATGGCTTCATTTGTTAAAACTCTCTTATGTCTTTTCACTGCCACTTCATGTGACAAAACACAGTGGTAGCCATATAACATCATAAATGAATGCTTCTCTGTTGGTAGTCTTGCAATTGTCAATGTAAATAATGTCATTTGATAACAATGATGTCAGAAACCACTAGCCATAACATGTTTACAATGACAAAATGAGGTACTAAATTTGAGTATATTTGAGGACAAGACTGTGTAAATTTGTGCCACGGAAATGGACTACCGCACAACTGCACTAATTCTGGCTCTTAAAGCTTCTCTGCTCCTTCACatcttatttttgttgtagCCTTCACGTGGTTTGTCTTGTAGGTGAGTATATGAAATCCAGTGTTACTGTAGCCAGCACTTCTGAACGTCCTAGATTCAATGGTACAGATCGTTAGTAGCTGATAGATTTGGACAAAGGGGCAAAAAAGGAGGGTCAGTAATGAACTGAAACAACCTGCTtctaatgtttaaaatatggaAAAGGGAGAAGggaaatttatttgatttttacttgttggaaaatggttaaaaaatgtACACTGGAAGATTGAGGAAAATGTGCACAGCATCTTGTggaaaactatttatttattgagctGTTTATGTTTCATTTGTAACTATGGGAACATAAGGTGTTCTATCAGCAATTCTAATTCAAGGGTAATTTTGTGCCATGGataagttaaagatgcactatgtaaatgGCATGCACCTAACAGTCTCTATGGAAATTGCCTAGAAATTGtcttgaatgtcccacagtattgcatttatATCCATCTTGATATTCTTGCATTCAAGTGTTTTTAcacttaaaaataccttgaaaactatGCATTCTTCCTGTAATCACTGAGCAGACTTGACTCTCTACTGTTCTGATCTGTGatttggcttgtctccatggagacacatttagtgccatactgtggaacactcaagGGATGTACCTGAAagtttacaaagtgcacctttaaaaaagaaatagtgAATTTCATGAATCGTAATGGATACATTTGTGTATAACATtccttgcctgggatccagaacacacttctttaatatctgatgaagatgtgagtctggtcaccagtgaatctccctgagttcagatgggtgtgattgacaggtggattagccaatcaaatcaaatatggctgcttagggggaaaaaaaggaaaaatggatcacaaataatgacaaggagctgaaaaacatcacagattttcaGTGAGTGAAACATTAAACTCATTTAATGAGTGAGATAAATGTTTCAGTTTATGACAGAGTttatgaccaatgagctcctttgtttcacatgcgttactgaaaaaaaaaaaaaaatctagttgcACGATCATGTTTGCTTCTGGCTTGAGGCGTGCTGGAGGGACTAATCCTTGTtcaaaatttgcataatatttttataatgtcTTAAAATTGTTATAATGTCTTATGAAACTGGTCAgtttaatgtttttcagtcaaaTCTGAGACGTAAACGTTAGTGTGGTTTGTATGTGATATCTTAATCACAGGCAAAATGAAAAGACATAATTAGCTTTATATCCAACATTTGCTAatctaaaaataatctaaaaataatctaaaGATGATCTAAAGATAatctaaaaataatataaaactgaCCTAAAGCTGATCTAAAGCTGATCTAAGGCTGATCTAAAGCTGATCTAAAGCTGATCTAAAGATGATCTAAAGATGATCTAAAGATGATCTAAAGTTGATCTAAAGCTGATCTAAAGTTGATCTAAAGCTGATCTAAAGCTGATCTAAAGCTGATCTAAAGCTGATCTAAAGTTGATCTAAAGCTGATCTAAAGCTGATCTAAAGCTGATCTAAATCTAACTGCACTGCACATTCTACTCACCCTCATGATACTCATTCCTTTACAACTCGTAAATTTACAATGACAAGCACTATTTACTGTTTTCCTTCATAATCTTAAAAATCATGTTCACTTGTGTGTATGATTTGTCTTTAAGCGCAGAACCATCTCtatgcattattttttatttaaatccacAAGTTTAATGTAGCACACTGTCACTGAAACTATGTCTTATCTGAAAGTGTCTGCGAGTACCTTTATTTTTATCAGATGTCATTAAAGTTTCAATAAACCTTGCTATGGTTCTTCAAACAGTTAGACCCGTGCGTCGTCTGTTATTTTAAGAGCTTTCCTGGTGGAGTCTTCAAAGTGGAGCACAATGTAGGCCAAGAAGATGGATCTGGGTTCACAAGAAACAGGAATAGAACCAAAGTATCAAAAGTGTGATTAAAAACTGCAtctaaaatattgtttaaaGACGTTTCATGTGAGTTTGTAAAAGAgggtcatgttttattttgatttaaccTGGCAAAATTAATCCTTTCTTTGCATTTAGGCTTGCCTACCTGTAATATCTGTAAATATCCTTTAACTAAGATGACCACATGATGTCACTATATTCACTCATTATTTTGAAGCAGGTGATTTTTAAAGTTGAATTGAATCACAATTTATTCACTCGCTGGTATTTATATTTACACGTATAAGTGGGCAGTTCTATTCAGATCGTATAATAAAGCTGCTATGCCATCAAACAACTGACAATATAATTTTATGTCAATTTGAATGTTACTATAGTCAAATGTAATTGAGAATCAATCCAGTCTGTGCTTAAAACAAACAAGGACCTGAACACAATGAGGCAGAAAGGCTCAGACTTTGATCTCTCTGTGACGATAGCATCCTTTTTTATGGATTAATTATTCCTACATATTATTTAATTCAAGGTTAATTTAATTAAACACTAAACTAACAAGATAAGGAAATATAAATGTTAtagattttttctcattttaatatACATCCAGGCCATTCAATTATTCGCCAAATTcccatttttgtgattttagttctagttttagaATCTATTccctattgattttttttttttttttttttttttcagccagACTAGAGCTAGACAATGATTTCTCAAATTTAAATCCCACTTACCCCTTCAGCTGCGTGTGAGTAATGAAGGTAAAACACAACCAAACTCTCTCCAAATTTGCACAAAGAATCATTGCATCAACAAATCACAGCAAGATTTAATGTTGTAAAGCCGTCACAGTTATATCACTTAATGACCAAATGACCTTTGTTTAATgagtgcattatgggaaatgTGGTCTCTTTAAGTGTTTTGCCAATAGGCTTGTTGGAGATAGCGCTGGGTTATTGATTTTGTAATGACCTGATAATGTGGTAATAGAGTTTATCTGTGTAACCTGGTATTTGAATGGAAGCCTCCTGGTGTGTTAACAGATCTGTGACAGTGTGAGAACAAACTGTGAACTATAAGATTTATTATCTGTGATAGGTTTTTACGGCCTGTGTGACCTTCGCTCTTCTCTGTTCTGTATCATGTGTCATCTGTCATTCATAGATGAAAAGTTATGGCTTTCTTATTCATTTTATGTGCTACAAAGAGAGAGGGTAGTAAAAGTGAAGACAGCTTTGAGgattttaaatagtaaaaataaggATGCTAGGCTGTATCAGGATTAACACAATGATGAACAAATTGTATGTATTGTCTTtcagagttgtcaaaagtatcaaaaatcagatattaatcaatactaaaactagtatcgttACTAGATACTCTTTTTAACAGTGAGGTTGGCCATTGTTACCTGTTAGATGAGAAGATAACAGTTATTTAGAAGGGACTATACTTGGCTTATTACTTTTATACTGGCTCATCTactcatttgttttattgttatttgtttgtatttttctgtgttcGTACAGAGCGCCCGTGAAAAGGACAGTCTGAGTGCTCCCTCAAtgtaaagataaagataaatgttataaaatgaatgaaaatttgagcatctagttttgatactagtgaatgtgactttttagtgaCTATTAAGAGAGGGATGACACACATAAGGCCAcagggtaatataaaagaaagtactatggcgtaaagttgaaaataacattctattgtctaaagaaagagtttttttttattatcgtcGTGGAGTTGGAATCAAaattgagtatcgagtccattccttagtattgaattCGACTTTGAAACTTTAGTATCGTGACATCATTACTGTCCACAGAAATAATTAGATTTATAATCCTCAAACTATGGCAGTTCCATAGTATTTTCCCAGATGACTTCAGTCTATTCTCCTCTCGTCCTGCTCCCATATTGCTTTAATAGACTCTTGATGAATGGACTTGACACAGAAATCTACCGATAAATCAAAGTCTggctaaaaatataaatgttcctATATATTCATAGACTTTTCTCATCTTATGCATAAAATAGCAGACGGGTAAATAATTCAAAAGCTCAGTTACACTATAGATTATAAGGTTTTGGGTTTTAAAGGTAGTCGTTTGAACAGTGTTTTTGAAATCGAGGGATTAGATCAACATATTTTAGGTTCACTCAACGTATGTACACTATTAAAcagccatgtccatttaaagttgccctatgtaactttctgagtCGGGCTCTCCACcttcttgtgtccatggagatgacatAACTTTGGAATCTTTCatggtatagcattaaacatttattcagttataattgcctttacagctgcaaaaaaatatttttgtaaacgGGGatgcctctcctcagatctgacctgt contains the following coding sequences:
- the csdc2a gene encoding cold shock domain-containing protein C2a; this encodes MSEPDASQAEPLSSPLSSPRTRLPLSFPFLREGSRVWERERKPPQPGELPSPLPTKRTRTYSATVRARSGPVYKGMCKNFSRSQGHGFIRPSHGGEDIFVHISDIEGEYVPMEGDEVTYKVCPIPPKNQKIQAVEVVITHLNPGTKHETWSGQIISS